Proteins from a single region of Streptomyces sp. HUAS 15-9:
- a CDS encoding LacI family DNA-binding transcriptional regulator produces MAQSVGIKDVARAAGVSVGTVSNVINRPDSVAGETRARVQSAIDRLGYVRSESARQLRAGRSRIMGLLVLDMGNPFFVDVARGAERAARQAGLGVMVCNSAQDAGEEAEYLSLFAEQRVRGVLLTPADATGRNIESFRRHGIPFVLVDRVSEGTTECSVSVDDVAGGALAVRHLVDAGHRCVAYVSGPPGLNQVRDRRTGALNALAEAGLGPQALRELPTEHLDVAAGRDAGARLLGIAERPTAVFCANDLLALGVLQAMYAAGVTVPDDLAIVGYDDIEFAAAAAVPLTSVRQPAVTMGALAAELLLEETETQNAPGAHEHRRVVLQPELVVRRSSLAAR; encoded by the coding sequence ATGGCCCAGTCGGTGGGTATCAAGGACGTCGCCCGCGCCGCCGGAGTGTCGGTGGGCACCGTCTCGAACGTCATCAACCGCCCGGATTCCGTCGCCGGCGAGACCCGGGCGCGCGTGCAGTCGGCGATCGACCGGCTCGGCTACGTCCGCAGCGAGTCCGCGCGTCAGCTGCGCGCGGGGCGCAGCCGGATCATGGGCCTGCTCGTCCTCGACATGGGCAACCCGTTCTTCGTCGACGTGGCGCGCGGCGCCGAGCGGGCGGCGCGGCAGGCCGGGCTCGGCGTGATGGTCTGCAACAGCGCGCAGGACGCGGGCGAGGAGGCCGAGTATCTGTCGCTCTTCGCCGAGCAGCGGGTGCGCGGGGTGCTGCTCACCCCGGCCGACGCGACCGGGCGCAACATCGAGTCGTTCCGCCGGCACGGCATCCCCTTCGTACTGGTCGACCGGGTCTCCGAGGGCACCACCGAGTGCTCGGTCTCCGTCGACGACGTGGCGGGCGGCGCCCTGGCCGTGCGCCACCTGGTGGACGCCGGGCACCGCTGCGTCGCGTACGTCAGTGGCCCGCCCGGACTGAACCAGGTCCGCGACCGCCGCACCGGCGCCCTGAACGCGCTCGCGGAGGCCGGGCTCGGTCCACAAGCCCTGCGCGAGCTGCCCACCGAACACCTCGACGTCGCCGCGGGCCGGGACGCCGGCGCCCGGCTCCTCGGGATCGCCGAGCGCCCGACCGCCGTCTTCTGCGCCAACGACCTGCTGGCGCTTGGTGTTCTGCAGGCCATGTACGCGGCCGGGGTCACCGTGCCCGACGACCTCGCGATCGTCGGCTACGACGACATCGAGTTCGCGGCCGCGGCCGCCGTCCCGCTCACCTCGGTACGGCAGCCCGCGGTCACCATGGGCGCCCTCGCCGCCGAACTCCTGCTGGAGGAGACCGAGACGCAGAACGCGCCGGGGGCGCACGAGCATCGGCGGGTGGTGCTCCAGCCGGAGCTCGTGGTGCGCCGCTCGAGTCTCGCGGCCCGCTGA
- a CDS encoding alpha/beta hydrolase, producing MSLSYRQPGVVLTDRHFTVPLDHADPQGETIELYAREVVASDKARQDLPWLVYLQGGPGYGANRFVGRQAWLDRALDEYRVLLLDQRGTGHSTPANRQTLPLRGGPAEQADYLAHFRADSIVRDCELIRARLTDGAPWTVLGQSFGGFCTVSYLSLAPEGLATAVITGGLPSLDAHADDVYRAAYPRIERKVTAHYARYPQDVERARRIADHLLTHDVVLPNGYPLTVEAFQSLGLMLGASDGSHRLHYLLENAFVRTPHGTELSDAFQEEVQGLLSYADHPLFALLHEPIYGQDTRPTAWAAERIRAEFPQFDAPKALAGDAPVLFTGENIYPWMFDSDPALRPLRDTAHALAARTDWQPLYDPARLAANEVPVAAAVYHDDMYVDTAHSLRTARAIRGLRTWVTDEFEHDGLRAGAPRVLDRLLALTRDQA from the coding sequence TTGAGCCTCAGCTATCGCCAGCCCGGCGTCGTCCTCACCGACCGCCACTTCACCGTGCCCCTGGACCACGCCGACCCGCAGGGCGAGACGATCGAGCTCTACGCCCGTGAGGTCGTCGCCAGTGACAAGGCGCGACAGGACCTGCCGTGGCTGGTCTATCTCCAGGGCGGTCCCGGCTATGGGGCGAATCGTTTCGTCGGGCGGCAGGCCTGGCTCGACCGCGCCCTGGACGAGTACCGCGTCCTGCTCCTCGACCAGCGCGGCACCGGCCACTCCACGCCCGCCAACCGGCAGACCCTCCCGCTGCGCGGCGGCCCGGCCGAGCAGGCCGACTACCTCGCCCACTTCCGTGCCGACTCGATCGTCCGCGACTGCGAGCTGATCCGCGCCCGGCTCACCGACGGCGCCCCCTGGACCGTCCTCGGCCAGAGCTTCGGCGGCTTCTGCACGGTCAGCTATCTGTCCCTGGCCCCGGAGGGCCTGGCCACCGCCGTGATCACCGGCGGCCTGCCCTCCCTCGACGCCCACGCCGACGACGTCTACCGGGCCGCGTACCCCCGCATCGAGCGCAAGGTCACCGCGCACTACGCCCGTTACCCGCAGGACGTCGAGCGCGCCCGCCGGATCGCCGACCACCTGCTGACCCACGACGTCGTCCTGCCGAACGGCTACCCCCTCACCGTCGAGGCCTTCCAGTCCCTCGGCCTCATGCTCGGCGCGAGCGACGGCAGCCACCGCCTCCACTACCTCCTGGAGAACGCCTTCGTCCGCACCCCGCACGGCACCGAGCTGTCCGACGCCTTCCAGGAAGAGGTCCAGGGCCTCCTCTCCTACGCGGACCATCCGCTCTTCGCCCTCCTCCACGAGCCGATCTACGGCCAGGACACCCGCCCCACCGCCTGGGCCGCCGAACGGATCCGCGCCGAGTTCCCGCAGTTCGACGCCCCCAAGGCCCTCGCCGGCGACGCACCGGTGCTGTTCACCGGCGAGAACATCTACCCCTGGATGTTCGACAGCGACCCGGCCCTGCGCCCCCTGCGCGACACGGCCCACGCGCTGGCCGCCCGCACCGACTGGCAGCCCCTGTACGACCCGGCCCGCCTCGCCGCCAACGAGGTCCCGGTCGCCGCGGCCGTCTACCACGACGACATGTACGTCGACACCGCCCACTCCCTGCGGACCGCCCGCGCGATCCGCGGGCTGCGCACCTGGGTGACCGACGAGTTCGAGCACGACGGCCTGCGGGCCGGCGCGCCGCGCGTCCTGGACCGGCTGCTCGCGCTGACCCGTGACCAGGCCTGA
- a CDS encoding PIG-L deacetylase family protein codes for MTEPRISQLQPMPDDWRRALAMVAHPDDLEYGCAAAVAAWTDGGREVAYVLATRGEAGIDTLEPAKCAPLREQEQRASAAVVGVTTVEFLDHRDGVVEYGTALRRDIAAAIRRHRPELVLTLNHRDTWGGVAWNTPDHVAVGLATLDAAADAGNRWIFPELAEQGLEPWNGVRWVAVAGSSSPTHAVDATPGLERAVRSLLEHRTYIRALTDDDPETYARSFLTGHATATGERFGGKPAVAFELFGR; via the coding sequence ATGACCGAGCCGAGGATCAGTCAGCTTCAGCCCATGCCTGACGACTGGCGGCGCGCCCTGGCCATGGTGGCGCACCCGGACGACCTCGAGTACGGGTGCGCCGCGGCGGTCGCCGCGTGGACCGACGGCGGCCGCGAGGTCGCCTACGTCCTGGCGACGCGCGGCGAGGCGGGCATCGACACACTCGAACCCGCCAAGTGCGCTCCGCTGCGGGAACAGGAGCAGCGGGCGAGCGCGGCCGTGGTGGGAGTCACCACCGTCGAGTTCCTGGACCACCGGGACGGGGTCGTCGAGTACGGCACCGCCCTGCGCCGCGACATCGCCGCCGCGATCCGCCGCCACCGCCCCGAACTCGTCCTCACCCTCAACCACCGGGACACCTGGGGCGGCGTCGCCTGGAACACCCCCGACCATGTCGCCGTCGGCCTCGCCACCCTCGACGCCGCCGCGGACGCCGGCAACCGCTGGATCTTCCCCGAACTCGCCGAACAGGGCCTGGAACCCTGGAACGGTGTCCGCTGGGTGGCCGTCGCCGGCTCCAGCAGCCCGACCCACGCGGTGGACGCCACACCCGGCCTGGAGCGCGCGGTGCGCTCCCTGCTCGAACACCGCACCTACATAAGGGCGTTGACCGACGACGACCCGGAGACGTACGCACGCAGCTTCCTGACCGGGCACGCCACCGCCACCGGCGAACGCTTCGGCGGCAAGCCGGCGGTCGCCTTCGAGCTGTTCGGCCGCTAG
- the sigJ gene encoding RNA polymerase sigma factor SigJ has protein sequence MNDRELLADRFEEHRGHLRAVAYRMLGSLAEAEDAVQEAWFRLGRTDPDEIRNLGGWLTTVVGRVCLDMLRSRGARREEPMDDTFVPDPVIRPLSQIDPEQEVLQADSVGVALLVVLETLEPAERLAFVLHDMFAVPFDDIAPVVERTSAATRQLASRARRRVQGATPPADPDLGRQREVVDAFLAASRGGDFEALVAVLHPDVVLRADAGALVRGAAASKLVHGARAVAEQAVMFSQFAGFVRLALVNGSLGLVTAPEGKPMAVASLTVADGKVTGMYILADPDRLARLELPELEE, from the coding sequence ATGAACGACAGGGAACTCCTGGCCGACCGCTTCGAGGAACACCGCGGTCATCTGCGCGCGGTGGCCTACCGGATGCTGGGTTCGCTCGCGGAGGCCGAGGACGCGGTGCAGGAGGCCTGGTTCAGGCTCGGCCGCACCGATCCGGACGAGATCAGGAATCTCGGCGGCTGGCTGACCACCGTGGTCGGGCGGGTCTGCCTGGACATGCTGCGCTCGCGCGGTGCCCGCCGTGAGGAGCCGATGGACGACACGTTCGTCCCGGACCCGGTGATCCGGCCGCTGTCGCAGATCGACCCCGAACAGGAGGTGCTCCAGGCCGACTCGGTCGGCGTGGCCCTCCTGGTCGTCCTGGAGACGCTGGAACCCGCCGAGCGCCTGGCGTTCGTCCTGCACGACATGTTCGCGGTGCCGTTCGACGACATCGCGCCCGTCGTGGAACGCACCTCGGCCGCGACCCGGCAACTGGCCAGCCGGGCCCGTCGCCGGGTCCAGGGCGCCACCCCGCCGGCCGACCCGGACCTCGGGCGGCAGCGCGAGGTGGTCGACGCCTTCCTGGCCGCCTCCCGCGGCGGCGACTTCGAGGCGCTCGTCGCCGTGCTCCACCCGGATGTGGTCCTGCGCGCCGACGCGGGCGCCCTGGTGCGCGGAGCGGCCGCGTCCAAGCTGGTGCACGGGGCCAGGGCGGTGGCCGAACAGGCGGTCATGTTCTCGCAGTTCGCCGGATTCGTCCGGCTCGCGCTGGTCAACGGCTCCCTGGGACTCGTCACCGCGCCGGAGGGCAAGCCCATGGCGGTCGCGTCCCTCACCGTCGCCGACGGGAAGGTCACCGGGATGTACATCCTGGCCGACCCCGACCGGCTCGCCCGGCTCGAACTGCCTGAACTGGAGGAGTGA
- a CDS encoding DUF5999 family protein — protein sequence MCSHQPPCPTADLPDHHTAAIVSAHPEQGWSLLCNGTIVFDDTGELLPDGRAVDPHRALGPPAVAA from the coding sequence ATGTGCAGCCACCAGCCCCCGTGCCCCACCGCCGACCTGCCCGACCACCACACGGCCGCCATCGTGTCGGCCCACCCCGAGCAGGGGTGGAGCCTGCTGTGCAACGGCACCATCGTCTTCGACGACACCGGCGAACTCCTCCCCGACGGACGGGCCGTGGACCCGCACCGCGCCCTGGGCCCGCCGGCCGTGGCCGCCTGA
- a CDS encoding pentapeptide repeat-containing protein — protein sequence MPDQIADRPELRGDCARCFGLCCVALPFAASADFAVDKPAGKPCRNLQDDHRCGIHAGLRQKGFAGCTVYDCFGAGQKVSQVVFGGQDWRGGSQEQARQMFDVFPVVRQLHELLWYLTEALSLPAARPVHAELRAALEKTERLTGQSPGELAVFDVVAHRQEVNVLLLRTSELARAGAPGKKGKKKDRRGADLMGARLKGADLRGASLRGAYLIAADLTGADLRGADMIGADLRDADLTDADLTGVFFLTQPQLDAARGSAGTRLPTSVAHPVHWAARL from the coding sequence ATGCCAGACCAGATAGCCGACCGGCCCGAACTGCGCGGTGACTGCGCGCGTTGCTTCGGGCTGTGCTGTGTCGCCCTGCCCTTCGCCGCCTCGGCGGACTTCGCGGTCGACAAGCCCGCCGGAAAGCCCTGCCGGAACCTCCAGGACGACCACCGGTGCGGCATCCACGCCGGCCTCAGGCAGAAGGGCTTTGCCGGCTGCACGGTCTACGACTGCTTCGGCGCCGGTCAGAAGGTCTCGCAGGTCGTCTTCGGCGGACAGGACTGGCGTGGCGGTTCCCAGGAGCAGGCCCGGCAGATGTTCGACGTGTTCCCCGTCGTACGACAGCTCCATGAACTGCTCTGGTATCTCACCGAGGCGCTGAGCCTGCCTGCCGCCCGTCCCGTCCACGCCGAGCTGCGCGCCGCCCTGGAGAAGACCGAGCGGCTCACCGGGCAGAGCCCCGGGGAACTGGCCGTGTTCGACGTGGTTGCCCACCGGCAGGAGGTCAACGTCCTGCTGCTGCGCACCAGCGAACTGGCGCGGGCGGGCGCCCCCGGCAAGAAGGGCAAGAAGAAGGACCGTCGGGGCGCCGACCTCATGGGCGCCCGCCTCAAGGGCGCCGACCTGCGCGGCGCCAGCCTGCGCGGTGCCTACCTCATCGCCGCCGACCTCACCGGCGCCGATCTGCGCGGCGCGGACATGATAGGCGCAGATCTGCGCGACGCCGATCTCACGGACGCCGATCTGACCGGCGTGTTCTTCCTGACCCAGCCGCAGCTCGACGCGGCCCGGGGAAGTGCCGGGACCCGGCTGCCGACGTCAGTCGCCCATCCCGTGCACTGGGCAGCGCGGCTCTGA
- a CDS encoding cytochrome P450 translates to MAETDMSTTAGEALPRGFRGAEQGWPELHRIPHPPRRIPLLGDVLGVDRRTPVQDSLRYARELGPIFRRKAFGNEFVFVWGARLAADISDEARFAKHVGLGIANLRPVAGDGLFTAYNHEPNWQLAHDVLAPAFSREAMEGYHSMMLAVAGRLTDHWDRELASGRAVDVPGDMTKLTLETIARTGFGHDFGSFERDRPHPFVTAMVGTLTYAQRLNTVPAPLVRSLLRRAGRRNAADIAHLNRTVDDLVRERRRSGSGDGDLLDRMLDTAHPETGERLSPENVRRQVITFLVAGHETTSGALSFALHYLSRHPDVAARARAEVDRVWGDTPAPGYEQVAKLRYVRRVLDESLRLWPTAPAYAREARQDTVLAGEHPMRRGGWALVLTPMLHRDPEVWGADAEQFDPDRFDAKAVRKRAPHTFKPFGTGARACIGRQFALHEATLVLGLLLRRYDLVSDPDYRLRVTERLTLMPEGLRLRLERRPAPAPAAPVTVPEAPASEPRCPVHGMGD, encoded by the coding sequence ATGGCGGAGACGGACATGTCGACGACGGCCGGGGAAGCACTGCCGAGGGGCTTCCGCGGCGCCGAGCAGGGCTGGCCCGAGCTGCACCGCATTCCGCATCCGCCACGCCGCATCCCGCTGCTGGGCGATGTGCTCGGTGTCGACCGGCGCACTCCCGTGCAGGATTCGCTGCGCTACGCCCGTGAGCTGGGCCCGATCTTCCGGCGCAAGGCGTTCGGCAACGAGTTCGTGTTCGTGTGGGGCGCCCGTCTCGCGGCCGACATCTCGGACGAGGCCCGGTTCGCCAAGCACGTGGGGCTGGGGATCGCCAATCTGCGTCCGGTCGCCGGGGACGGGCTGTTCACGGCGTACAACCACGAGCCCAACTGGCAGCTGGCGCACGACGTCCTGGCCCCCGCCTTCAGCCGCGAGGCCATGGAGGGCTACCACTCCATGATGCTCGCCGTGGCCGGGCGGCTGACCGACCACTGGGACCGGGAGCTGGCCTCGGGCCGTGCCGTGGACGTGCCCGGCGACATGACCAAGCTGACCCTGGAGACGATCGCCCGCACCGGGTTCGGGCACGACTTCGGGTCGTTCGAGCGCGACCGGCCGCATCCCTTCGTCACCGCGATGGTGGGCACGCTCACCTACGCCCAGCGGCTGAACACCGTGCCCGCGCCGCTGGTCCGGTCGCTGCTGCGGCGGGCCGGCCGGCGCAACGCCGCCGACATCGCCCACCTCAACCGCACCGTCGACGACCTCGTGAGGGAGCGGCGCCGGTCCGGCAGCGGGGACGGGGACCTGCTCGACCGGATGCTCGACACCGCGCATCCGGAGACCGGGGAGCGGCTGTCGCCGGAGAACGTCCGGCGACAGGTGATCACCTTCCTGGTGGCCGGGCACGAGACCACCTCCGGCGCGCTGTCCTTCGCCCTGCACTACCTCTCCCGGCACCCGGACGTCGCCGCCCGGGCCCGCGCCGAGGTGGACCGGGTCTGGGGCGACACCCCGGCGCCCGGATACGAGCAGGTCGCCAAGTTGCGGTATGTGCGCCGGGTGCTCGACGAGTCGCTACGGCTGTGGCCGACCGCGCCCGCCTACGCCCGCGAGGCACGGCAGGACACGGTGCTGGCCGGGGAGCATCCGATGCGGCGGGGCGGGTGGGCGCTGGTGCTGACACCGATGCTGCACCGCGATCCCGAGGTGTGGGGCGCGGATGCCGAGCAGTTCGATCCGGACCGGTTCGACGCGAAAGCCGTACGGAAGCGTGCGCCGCACACCTTCAAACCGTTCGGCACCGGGGCACGGGCCTGCATCGGCCGCCAGTTCGCGCTGCACGAGGCGACCCTGGTCCTCGGCCTGCTGCTGCGCCGCTACGACCTCGTGTCCGACCCGGACTACCGGCTGCGGGTGACCGAGCGGCTGACGCTGATGCCGGAGGGGCTGCGACTGCGTCTGGAGCGCCGCCCCGCGCCCGCGCCCGCCGCGCCGGTGACCGTCCCCGAGGCCCCGGCGTCAGAGCCGCGCTGCCCAGTGCACGGGATGGGCGACTGA
- a CDS encoding TetR/AcrR family transcriptional regulator: MAANQGERTRRRLSTGERREQLLSVGARLFSESPYDDVWIEQVAEIAGVSRGLLYHYFPTKRDFFAAVVERESERMLRMTAAVPGVPVREQLTAGLDTYLQYVEAHAHGYRAFHRADAAGDQAVRRVYRRALAAQEQQILAALSADPEFGPLFEKRPEVRLAVRGWLAFTTAVCLEWLRGSDLTRDQVRDLCARALLGVIA, translated from the coding sequence ATGGCTGCGAACCAGGGCGAGCGCACCCGCCGCAGACTCAGCACCGGGGAGCGCCGGGAGCAGCTCCTGTCGGTCGGGGCCAGACTGTTCTCGGAGAGCCCCTACGACGACGTGTGGATCGAGCAGGTCGCCGAGATCGCCGGGGTCTCCCGGGGGCTGCTGTACCACTACTTCCCGACGAAGCGGGACTTCTTCGCGGCGGTCGTCGAGCGCGAGAGCGAGCGGATGCTGCGCATGACGGCGGCCGTGCCCGGGGTGCCGGTGCGCGAGCAGCTCACCGCCGGACTCGACACCTATCTGCAGTACGTCGAGGCGCACGCCCACGGCTACCGGGCCTTCCATCGCGCCGACGCGGCCGGTGACCAGGCGGTACGGCGGGTCTATCGGCGGGCTCTGGCCGCCCAGGAGCAGCAGATCCTGGCGGCCCTCTCCGCGGACCCGGAGTTCGGCCCGCTGTTCGAGAAGCGCCCCGAGGTGCGGCTCGCGGTCCGCGGCTGGCTGGCCTTCACCACCGCCGTGTGCCTGGAGTGGCTGCGCGGCTCGGACCTGACCCGGGACCAGGTGCGGGATCTGTGCGCGCGGGCTCTGCTGGGGGTCATCGCCTGA
- a CDS encoding DUF2470 domain-containing protein, translating to MGDSQTWTAAPGAAQQARSVLAAAWSCAVTAEGGREEFVGAHTVTVDGRVILHVPEDSALLAAAVCAPRGEPSAVLEFADVAPVPVRSRIRARLWLAGWFAVEDGRLAFRPTRVVLRRPRGSVVVDLDEFTAAAPDPLAAAEAQLLTHLADAHPDAVARLTRLVEPDSLHAAVRVQPLAVDRHGLTLRIERARTHGDVRLPFHTPADHVGQLSERMHALLAQAGAATCPRSLQRQRADGDR from the coding sequence ATGGGTGACAGCCAGACCTGGACGGCCGCGCCCGGGGCGGCACAGCAGGCGCGATCGGTGCTCGCCGCCGCGTGGTCCTGTGCGGTGACCGCGGAGGGCGGCCGGGAGGAGTTCGTCGGCGCGCACACCGTGACCGTGGACGGCCGGGTGATCCTGCACGTCCCCGAGGACAGTGCCCTGCTCGCGGCCGCCGTCTGCGCACCGCGTGGGGAACCGTCGGCCGTGCTGGAGTTCGCCGACGTCGCGCCCGTCCCGGTGCGCAGCCGGATCCGCGCACGGCTCTGGCTCGCCGGCTGGTTCGCCGTCGAGGACGGCCGGCTCGCCTTCAGGCCCACCCGGGTCGTGCTGCGCAGGCCCCGCGGCTCCGTGGTCGTCGACCTCGACGAGTTCACCGCCGCCGCGCCCGACCCGCTGGCCGCCGCCGAGGCCCAGCTCCTGACCCACCTCGCCGACGCCCATCCGGACGCCGTCGCGCGCCTCACCCGCCTGGTCGAGCCCGACAGCCTGCACGCGGCAGTCCGCGTCCAGCCCCTTGCCGTGGACCGACACGGGCTGACCCTGCGCATCGAGCGCGCCCGCACCCACGGTGACGTACGCCTGCCGTTTCACACGCCCGCCGATCACGTCGGGCAGCTGAGCGAACGCATGCACGCCCTGCTGGCGCAGGCCGGCGCGGCCACCTGCCCCCGCTCGCTACAGCGGCAGCGCGCAGACGGCGACCGGTGA
- a CDS encoding lactonase family protein translates to MDSGAQAAGGGWSRRRFVGALAGTAVVVAVPAPAAPRTGAPEAPRTGTSEAPRTGTSEAPRTDAPAAQQPAPAESSPKASGPHPLYLGTYTSAEDGGTGIGLATYDPATGAITGDGTLTGVADPSYLAVHPNGRTLYAVNEREDGGVTAVRLADRRILGSRSTGGAAPCHVSVHPSGRWLLSANYGSGSVAVHPIDAFGALGEHTDVVTHSSPAPGPGQQEPHAHQFVTSPDGGHVLAVDLGTDTVYSYRLEPAKGTLTEVARSGTRPGAGPRHLTFHPGGRYAYLANEVDNTVAVCAYDPRTGRLTIGEAQSTGTGEGTSYPAQILVTANGSYAYLANRGHNSLTRYAVEADGARLRLLDTVPVSGDFPRQITFSPNGRLLFAANQRSGTVSVFHVDTGSGELRLAGEPFSSPVAVCALPL, encoded by the coding sequence ATGGACAGTGGTGCGCAAGCGGCGGGCGGCGGCTGGAGTCGGCGTCGGTTCGTCGGGGCCCTGGCGGGAACCGCGGTGGTGGTGGCCGTCCCGGCACCGGCGGCTCCACGGACGGGCGCGCCCGAAGCTCCACGGACCGGCACGTCCGAAGCTCCACGGACCGGCACGTCCGAAGCTCCACGGACGGACGCACCAGCCGCACAGCAACCGGCGCCCGCCGAATCCTCCCCGAAGGCGTCCGGCCCGCACCCCCTCTACCTGGGCACCTACACCTCGGCGGAGGACGGCGGCACGGGCATCGGGCTGGCCACGTACGACCCGGCGACGGGCGCGATCACCGGCGACGGCACGCTCACCGGCGTCGCCGACCCGTCGTATCTCGCCGTGCATCCGAACGGCCGCACCCTGTACGCGGTGAACGAGCGCGAGGACGGGGGCGTGACCGCGGTCCGCCTGGCCGACCGGCGGATCCTCGGCAGCCGGAGCACCGGCGGCGCGGCGCCCTGCCATGTGTCCGTCCACCCTTCCGGGCGGTGGCTGCTGAGCGCCAACTACGGGTCGGGCAGTGTGGCCGTGCACCCGATCGACGCCTTTGGCGCCCTCGGGGAGCACACCGACGTGGTCACGCACTCCAGCCCGGCGCCCGGCCCGGGGCAACAGGAGCCCCACGCGCACCAGTTCGTCACCAGCCCCGACGGGGGTCATGTCCTCGCCGTCGACCTGGGCACGGACACCGTCTACAGCTACCGCCTCGAACCCGCGAAGGGCACGCTCACCGAGGTCGCCCGCTCAGGGACCCGGCCGGGCGCGGGCCCGCGCCACCTCACCTTCCATCCGGGCGGCCGGTACGCCTATCTGGCCAACGAGGTGGACAACACGGTCGCGGTGTGTGCCTACGACCCCCGCACCGGCCGCCTCACGATCGGCGAGGCGCAGTCCACGGGCACCGGCGAGGGCACCAGCTACCCCGCGCAGATCCTGGTGACCGCGAACGGCTCGTACGCCTACCTGGCCAACCGCGGTCACAACAGCCTCACGCGCTACGCCGTGGAGGCGGACGGGGCCCGGCTCCGGCTGCTCGACACCGTGCCGGTGTCCGGCGACTTCCCGCGGCAGATCACCTTCTCGCCGAACGGGCGGCTGCTGTTCGCGGCGAACCAGCGCTCGGGCACGGTCAGCGTCTTCCATGTGGACACAGGCAGCGGTGAACTGCGGCTCGCGGGCGAGCCGTTCTCCTCACCGGTCGCCGTCTGCGCGCTGCCGCTGTAG
- a CDS encoding FUSC family protein has product MQEERKWTAGAARLLRRHRDPVVVQTLRSAAAATIAYVLALRLSPEPAPLTAPLTALLVVQVTLYATLKNGIRRVNSVVAGVLVAIAFSLLVGLTWWSLALLIVASLAVGHLVRVDEYVPEVAISAMLVLGVTTVGNTAWARVVETLIGAAVGMACNLLLPPPVWVDEAGESVEGLARRVRQLMRRMGEEAAGRTPVEVAAARLHEARRLDHDIVEVDAALRQAEDSLRLNPRVKEGLLRRVVLRTGLDTLEICTVVMRVLARTFTDLAKARDPEPLFASEAGATVEELLSEIGDAVVSFAVLVTTDLSSNADAAEARLSAELHAAAATRDKLALLLRDEVERDSRHWQLHGAVLTEVNRMIDELDTEHRSRRLLEELDRVSGEQSAKLPRLTWLRERVGVPEKLRRNRPGAEGRSL; this is encoded by the coding sequence ATGCAAGAGGAACGGAAGTGGACGGCGGGGGCGGCGCGGCTCCTGAGGCGCCACCGGGACCCCGTGGTCGTACAGACGCTGCGCTCGGCCGCCGCGGCGACGATCGCGTATGTCCTCGCGCTGCGCCTGAGCCCCGAGCCCGCACCGCTCACCGCGCCCCTGACCGCCCTGCTGGTCGTCCAGGTCACCCTGTACGCCACGCTCAAGAACGGTATCCGCCGGGTCAACTCGGTGGTGGCGGGCGTCCTCGTCGCCATCGCCTTCAGCCTGCTGGTGGGGCTGACCTGGTGGAGTCTCGCGCTGCTGATCGTGGCCTCGCTGGCCGTGGGTCATCTGGTGCGCGTCGACGAGTACGTGCCCGAGGTGGCCATCAGCGCCATGCTGGTGCTCGGGGTCACGACCGTCGGGAACACGGCCTGGGCCCGGGTGGTGGAGACACTGATCGGGGCGGCCGTGGGCATGGCCTGCAATCTGCTGCTGCCTCCCCCGGTGTGGGTGGACGAGGCCGGGGAGTCGGTCGAGGGCCTGGCGCGGCGGGTGCGGCAGCTGATGCGGCGGATGGGCGAGGAGGCCGCAGGCCGTACTCCGGTGGAGGTGGCGGCGGCGCGGCTGCACGAGGCGCGCCGGCTCGACCACGACATCGTCGAGGTGGACGCGGCCCTGCGGCAGGCCGAGGACAGTCTGCGGCTCAATCCGCGCGTCAAGGAGGGGCTGCTGCGCCGGGTGGTGCTGCGGACCGGCCTGGACACGCTGGAGATCTGCACGGTCGTGATGCGGGTGCTGGCCCGCACCTTCACCGATCTGGCCAAGGCCCGCGACCCCGAGCCGCTGTTCGCGTCGGAGGCGGGCGCGACCGTCGAGGAGCTGCTGTCCGAGATCGGCGACGCCGTGGTCAGCTTCGCGGTGCTGGTGACCACCGACCTCAGCAGCAACGCGGACGCGGCCGAGGCGCGGCTGAGCGCGGAGCTGCACGCGGCGGCGGCCACCCGCGACAAGCTCGCCCTGCTGCTGCGGGACGAGGTCGAGCGCGACAGCCGGCACTGGCAGCTGCACGGCGCCGTCCTGACCGAGGTGAACCGGATGATCGACGAACTCGACACCGAGCACCGCTCACGCCGTCTGCTGGAGGAACTGGACCGTGTCTCCGGTGAGCAGAGCGCGAAGCTGCCCCGTCTGACCTGGCTGCGGGAGCGGGTGGGCGTGCCCGAGAAGCTGCGCCGGAACCGCCCGGGTGCCGAAGGGCGTTCTCTTTGA